aaaataaaaaaacataattatcgCGATCGGTGTGTGTTCCGTTTTCcattcatttatttgtttggtaAGTATATGTTAATTGTTccttattattttgatatttcagtaagtaataaataatttaattcaatctaaAGTGTTTAATTTGTGTACCATAATCTGTGTAATATAATTTATGTGCTATATGTTTGAAATGTTCTTCCGTTATTTCTTACTTTGGATCCTCAATTAACTATGTACATAATGTGTAATTTCTTTTGAAGAGGTTCGCGTCATTGAGATTTTGTCCAGtgttgtgattttaatttacttttagctGTGTATATCTTTATATTTCATGCGGCATTATTAATTGAATACCtcctatttattttgtttatatgtgaattattatacatacatttgtacatatattttgtttcattcttaaACAGGTTGATTGGTGATTATTATAGTTAAGCATAGATAAGCTGCTGATGCCGACGCACGATGGTAAGTTGCAATTATTTTTCGCAATAATGgtttgaatatatgtatatatgtttgttttctttttcaggtGTTGTTATGGTTGCCACCTCagttaatttgatgaatttatttatgtgagttttattttgtttgtttttgattttatattttatattttatattaataattttaattagattATGTTATgagtttatcaattttaaatttattttgactatTTAGTATGTTTTCTCTTTTAGCATTTCTTTAGTGGACTGTATGTGTTGAGTTGAGTTGTAATATATATGTGGGATTGTATTTTGAGCACAAAACacccctttttttattttgcttgggTGGAAGTTGTTTAAATATGTgttgataattaattttatataaatgtgttGATTATATGATGTATAtgttttgagtttatttaaatgatttgtaaatgtgttttaaatgtgattttaatataatataagattttttcaGTACATTGTAATTTGGCTTAACCGAATTTTGATTGTGTTGAAAATATAtgtgtgtgtgcgtgtgtatgtgcgtatatatttatacatatctatagatacatatatacatatattctgGTTTGTTTGGAtataatttttatcagtttCTTATATGTTtgggtttaagtttttttttcacaaattttgcggtattttaattttttttttcttttcaatttaagttgATCTTTACACTGTTGTGGTTTCTGTATCAATGTTGTTCGATGGGAGTGGGCAGATTTTTGTGATAGGCCTTTTGAATTCGTTGTTCTGGGTTCTTACTTTTACAACGCGGATCAATTCATCTTGTCCTGGATAGGTTTCAACAATCCTTGCTAGGGACCATTGTGACGGTGGAAGTCTTTCATCTCTCAGCAAGACTAAATCTCCGATCTTAGGttgtttttcgattttcaaCCATTTCGGTCGATTTTGAAGCCTTGTTAAATATTCTCCGCTCCATTCCTTCCAGAATGACTGCAGTAATGCTTGTAGTCGTTTCCATCTGTCCAAGTAGCCTATCTTTTCGGTTGGTAGGTTGGCTTCAGGGACTGTATGCATTGATGTGCCGATCAAAAAGTGCGCTGGTGTTAGGGCGTTAAAATCATCCAAGCTATCTGTAACGGGACAAAGGGGTCTCGAGTTAAGACAAGCTTCTATTTGTGTTAGAAGCGTACTGAGCTCCTCGAATGTTAGGGCTTGGTTTCGGGCAACCCGTTTTAAGTGGTATTTGACTGATTTCACTCCTGCTTCCCATAAACCACCAAAGTGAGGAGAAGCAGGAGGAATAAAGTTCCACTTGGTACCCAATTTACTTAGTGAGTCAGCTATTTCTTTATAATCATGTTTGGCTACATTTAACATCTTTTGAAGTTCGGTATTAGCACCCTTGAAATTAGTACCGCAGTCGctataaatatttgaacataTTCCTCTTCGAGATATAAATCTTCTGAACGCGGCGATAAAGGCTTGAGTTGTGAGATCTGTTACAGCTTCAAGATGAATTGCTTTGGTGGAGAGACATatgaaaattgcaaaatatcCTTTAAATTTCTTGGAATTTCTTCCTTTCCAAGTTTTAACTTCCAAAGGGCCGGCATAGTCTACACCAGTGTGAGTGAATGGTCGTGACATATTTACTCTGGGTGCAGGAAGGTTTCCCATCAGTTGTTGCATTGATTTGGGTTGATTACTAAAACAAGTGAAGCATTTACTCAACCACTTCTTCACTGttcttttcatattgaaaatccaaaattgatttcgaaTAAAAGCGATTGTTTGCTGGATACCTCCATGTAGGGTTTTCTCATGAGCATCTTCAATGATGAGTTTCGAGAAGTTATGATCTGGTTTCAATGCAATAGGATGCTTTTGATCATATGTAAGATTGGCATTTTGTAGTCGGCCACCAATTCTTATAATACCAGATCGATCAATAAACATGTTTAGAGATTTATTAAGCTTTGTTCTCTTAGTAAGTTCGAGTTCTTTTATGACATCGGGAAACATGAATTGTTGAACACTCCTTATGGTTGTACGCAATGCAATGTCAAGTTCTATGGGTGAAAGAACTGATTTCATTCTTAAAACATCATCCTTTCTTAAATTATAGATAAATCTGTTTACTAAGGCGACGATTCTTAATACCTTGATAAGCTTGGATTTTTTGCAAACTACATCAAGAATGCCATTAGCATCTTTGATGGTGACATGAGT
This window of the Eupeodes corollae chromosome 3, idEupCoro1.1, whole genome shotgun sequence genome carries:
- the LOC129950475 gene encoding uncharacterized protein LOC129950475; amino-acid sequence: MLAKLLDYTRSVLPFDQLPKQPAQLETEEEKKQIKTHVTIKDANGILDVVCKKSKLIKVLRIVALVNRFIYNLRKDDVLRMKSVLSPIELDIALRTTIRSVQQFMFPDVIKELELTKRTKLNKSLNMFIDRSGIIRIGGRLQNANLTYDQKHPIALKPDHNFSKLIIEDAHEKTLHGGIQQTIAFIRNQFWIFNMKRTVKKWLSKCFTCFSNQPKSMQQLMGNLPAPRVNMSRPFTHTGVDYAGPLEVKTWKGRNSKKFKGYFAIFICLSTKAIHLEAVTDLTTQAFIAAFRRFISRRGICSNIYSDCGTNFKGANTELQKMLNVAKHDYKEIADSLSKLGTKWNFIPPASPHFGGLWEAGVKSVKYHLKRVARNQALTFEELSTLLTQIEACLNSRPLCPVTDSLDDFNALTPAHFLIGTSMHTVPEANLPTEKIGYLDRWKRLQALLQSFWKEWSGEYLTRLQNRPKWLKIEKQPKIGDLVLLRDERLPPSQWSLARIVETYPGQDELIRVVKVRTQNNEFKRPITKICPLPSNNIDTETTTV